The Apium graveolens cultivar Ventura chromosome 6, ASM990537v1, whole genome shotgun sequence genome contains a region encoding:
- the LOC141664231 gene encoding NAC domain-containing protein 76-like: protein MDLFRFLILMLYAMVLNNVTANTSNGNSGEQNKKRDVVIELKNLPHVPPGFHFVPSYCLLISDYLVKKILGVPLASDMVRVRDGIQQLDPQQHKFKEEFAHCQDNEAYYITNKGQRKTAGGGELETSVIIETTSGYWREKKKDLPVYNGDDLIGHKTSYVFCSRENDETSWTMDALAVNPEIIPVAAKNQIKDTIACRIFRVKPSKTSEESSNEYEDFEEEEEDLEMEELEEEAEEQMGEVVDEN from the exons ATGGATCTATTTAGGTTTCTCATTCTTATGTTATATGCAATGGTGCTTAATAATGTAACAGCCAACACTAGTAATGGTAATTCTGGAGAACAAAATAAAAAGAGAGATGTTGTGATAGAGTTGAAAAATTTACCACATGTGCCACCCGGATTTCACTTTGTCCCGTCTTATTGTCTGCTAATCTCCGATTATTTAGTCAAAAAAATTTTGGGTGTTCCCTTGGCTTCAGACATGGTCAGGGTCAGGGATGGAATTCAGCAACTTGACCCTCAACAACATAAATTCA AAGAGGAGTTCGCTCACTGCCAAGATAATGAAGCATATTACATCACAAATAAAGGACAAAGAAAGACAGCAGGAGGAGGAGAATTGGAAACAAGTGTTATCATTGAGACTACTAGTGGGTAttggagagaaaagaaaaaagattTACCAGTCTATAATGGGGATGATCTTATCGGCCATAAAACAAGTTATGTTTTTTGTAGCAGGGAAAATGATGAGACATCCTGGACAATGGATGCATTGGCTGTCAATCCAGAGATAATTCCAGTTGCTGCTAAGAATCAG ATTAAAGACACCATTGCGTGTAGGATATTTAGAGTAAAACCATCAAAGACATCAGAGGAATCCTCCAACGAGTATGAAGACTtcgaagaagaagaagaagatctGGAGATGGAAGAATTAGAGGAGGAGGCTGAAGAGCAAATGGGAGAAGTAGTAGATGAAAATTAG